From the genome of Methanothrix soehngenii GP6:
TAGGAGAGGGAGAGAAATGCCTCATTCCGTCCCGATATAGAGGAGCAAAGCATTAAAACCAGTCTCGAACAGAATCCTGGATCAATCTCATTTCTCCTCTAAGATCTCCAATATCCTTCTCTGAGTCTCCTCGGGGGTGCCGGTGGTGTTCACCTCAATCACCCTTGAGTGGAGAAAGAGCGTCCGGAAAAAGCGGCTGCGCCGATTGGCCTTGAATTCGTTATGCACTAGAAGATGAGGATTATAGTAGCCATTCTCCTCCAGAATAGCCAGAGCCTGATCCCCCTCCAAGGGGAGTACGATCTCCTCCTGTTCAGGGTCTCGCTTGAGTAAGATCACCTTCTCAATGGTTGTCAGGGGCATTATGCGCCCCTTTCCTATGGCCTGGCGGAGGTCCACCACTGCTCGCCCCTTGGAATCAAAGGACGCCTTATCAACCAGACCGGCAAACTCCTTCCAGATCTCAGCCAGATCAGCCCGGATATAGAAGTTCTTCTCTGAGCCATATGCTAAGACATCATCACCGAATATCCTTCCGAAGAACCAGTCGTCAGAGACCACTCGCATCCGCGGGTTGCGCAGCAGGCCGTAGGTATGGGTGGTCTTGCCCGCACCCGATCCACCTAATATGCATATCCCCTGACCCCTCATATCCAGGCAGGCTCCATGAACAGAATAGATGTTGTGATAATCCTCCAGGATATCTCCCGCCACGCTCAGGGCCAGGGACTTGACCCAGCCGTAATAGTCCATGTTGATCAGAAATGCCGTTCTGGATTGGGGGTTGTACAGGACCTGATTCTCTCCCACATCCTGATCCCTGATCACATAAAGCCGGCCGTGGGAGCGAATGCTCTGCGATGCCGAATAGAAGCTCTCCTCCCAGGCGTCCTTGATCGATGGGATGCCGGTCAAAAGCTTGATGCAGCATCCATATATCTCCGATTTTATCTCATAGAGCACCTGGCTGGTGTATCGATCAACCAGCTCCTCCTTCATCTCCATGGATATGTGAATAACATCGTATGCCATCTGCAACCCTCTCGAATTCATGCCATTTCCGATATGCTATAGATCGATGCGCTTCATGAGCTTCAGCCGGCCGTCAAGCTCATAGAGGATGGGGGAAGCGGTATGAACCTCCAGCTCTTCGATATTCTGGTCGGAGATCTCCTCAATATGCTTAACAAGGGCACGGATGGTGTTGCCATGGGAGACCACAAGAACGCCTCTCCCTTTTTTCAGATCGGCTGCGATCTGGCCCTGCCAGAGGGGCAGAAGACGCTCTTGTACATCCTTCAGGGATTCTGATGAAGGGGCAGGGAAACGATGGAGAAATCCTTTGCGCCATCTTCGCACCTGCTCAGCGCCATACAGTTCTTCCGCCTCATCCAGGCTCCGACCCTCAAAATCCCCATAGGCGCGTTCGTTTAGCCTCCAGCTCTTGATGACGGGAATCCGCG
Proteins encoded in this window:
- a CDS encoding HPr kinase/phosphorylase is translated as MAYDVIHISMEMKEELVDRYTSQVLYEIKSEIYGCCIKLLTGIPSIKDAWEESFYSASQSIRSHGRLYVIRDQDVGENQVLYNPQSRTAFLINMDYYGWVKSLALSVAGDILEDYHNIYSVHGACLDMRGQGICILGGSGAGKTTHTYGLLRNPRMRVVSDDWFFGRIFGDDVLAYGSEKNFYIRADLAEIWKEFAGLVDKASFDSKGRAVVDLRQAIGKGRIMPLTTIEKVILLKRDPEQEEIVLPLEGDQALAILEENGYYNPHLLVHNEFKANRRSRFFRTLFLHSRVIEVNTTGTPEETQRRILEILEEK
- a CDS encoding 2,3-bisphosphoglycerate-dependent phosphoglycerate mutase; translated protein: MSRLVLLRHGQSLWNRERRFTGWTDIDLSFQGIEEARDAGRIMKGAGITIDVAYTSLLKRAVRTMWIVLGEMDLTRIPVIKSWRLNERAYGDFEGRSLDEAEELYGAEQVRRWRKGFLHRFPAPSSESLKDVQERLLPLWQGQIAADLKKGRGVLVVSHGNTIRALVKHIEEISDQNIEELEVHTASPILYELDGRLKLMKRIDL